A region of the Clostridium sp. AN503 genome:
AACAACATCATGCTGCCGGAGGGAGTGAAGACCCTGGCTGACTATATTGAGGAAGCGGGCTATGAGACGGCTTATATCGGCAAATGGCATCTTGCCAGCGACGGAGAGCTGGAGAAACCGCCGACCATCGACCATACGGTGACGGCCATCCCGAGAGAGCTGCGGGGCGGTTATACGGGATATTGGCGGACGGCGGATGTGCTGGAGTTCACTTCTCACGGATACGACGGGTTTGTGTTTGATGAGCATGACAACCGGGTGGATTTTAAGGGTTACCGGGTGGACTGCATCACGGATCTGGCTCTGGACTTTTTTAAGGAATGGGACCGGGAGAAGCCGTTTTTTATGACCATTTCTCATATTGAGCCGCATCATCAGAATGACAGGAAGCATTATGAGGGGCCGGATGGGTCCAAGGAAAAGTATAAGAACTTTATCCTGCCGCCGGATCTGGAAGCCTTAGAGGGGGATGCCAGGGAGGAATACCCGGATTATCTGGGAGCCTGCGCCAGCCTGGATGAGAACCTGGGGCGCGTGGTGCAGAAGCTTAAGGAGGAAGGGATCTATGATAATACGGTGATCATCTTTGCCGCCGACCATGGCTCCCACTTCAAGACCAGGAACCGGGATGAACATCTAAACGGGTACGACGATTATAAACGTTCCTGCCATGATGCCTGCCTGAGAGTGCCCTTAGTGATCGCAGGCGGGCCCTTTAAGGGCGGGATCGCGGTGGAGGAGTTAGTCAGCACGGAGAGCCTGCCAAAGACCATCCTGGCATTAGCCGGCGTGGATGTGGGCGACCGGATGATCGGGGAAAATCTCCTTGACGTGGTTTTGAAAAAAACGGATAATAGACTTAATGAGGTCTACGCCCAGATTTCCGAAAGCCGGGTGGGGCGGACGGTCCGCACGGCGGATTATAAGTATGCGGTCTATGCGCCTGGCGTGAACGGCGGGGAAGCCGCGGCGGCGGATCATTATGCAGATGATTTTCTGTATGACTTGAGAAAGGATCCAAACGAGCTTCACAATCTGATCCATGATGAGGCGTACCGGGAGATCAAGATGGAACTCAGGGAGAAGCTGCTTAACTGGATCGAACGTGCGGAAGGGAAACGTCCGCTTATTACAGATGAGGCATAAGCAAGAGGAAAATGATGGGAGTTCCGGATAAGAAATCAGACAAAGTATATAACTGGGTCCGTGCCTATATCGACCAGAATAAGTTTTCGGCGAATCTAAAGATCCCGTCGGAAAATGTGATCAGTATGCGCCTGGAGGTGAGCCGCGAGACGGTGAGACATGCGCTGGAGCGGCTTGCCGGGGAGGGGCTGGTCACCAGGGTCAAAGGCAGCGGGACGTACATCAACAAGGCAGCCGCGCTGTCCCGTGAACCGGGGCGGCAGACTGCCTCTCTTAAGATCGGCCTGATCCTCCAGGGACAGGATTTGAGCGCCAACTCCTGGCTGATCGGTGGGATCAAGAGCGCCCTGGCGGATACGGAGGCGGACTTACAGGTGTTTTTTACGGACAACAAGTATTCCAGTGAGCGGAACTGCTTGAATGTGGTGGCCCACCAGGATTTTGACGGGTTTATCGTGGACGGGGTGAAAGCCAGCCTGATGAACCCGAACCTGGACTGTTACCGGAGCATTTACCAGAAAAAGATCCCGGTGATCTTCTATAACAATTATTATAAGGAGCTGAAATACCCCAAGGTCATTAACAATGACGGAAAGACCGCCAGAGAACTTATAGGGCGGCTGATCCAGGCGGGGCACCGGCACATCGCGGGGATCTTTGTCTGCGACAATTACCAGAGCATCGAGAAATTCCGCGGCTACGTCAGCACGCTGCGGAGGTACGGCGTGGAGTTTGACGATGACTATGTGCGGTGGTGCGTGTCGGATGAAGCCCACAAGCCGGGATTTTATAAGGAGGTTGCCAAATATCTAAAGGGCGTGCCGCGGTGCACAGCGGTGGTGTGCTGCAATTATATGATCCTGCAGGCGGTTTTAAAGGCCCTGGAGACCACAGGTAAACGGGTGCCGGAGGACTACTCCCTGGTGTGCTTTGACTATTCCAAGGATGACTGGAAGGAGGCGGGGATCACCTGCTCCATCAATTCCGGTTATGAGATGGGGAAGAAACTGGGGGAGCGGCTGATGTGGATGATCGAGAATAAGGAGTATCAGGATAATAACTATTCTTATGTGTTCGATGCAAGGATCTATGACGGGAGGTCTATACGGCGGGTGGAGGAGGAGTGAGGGCCGCCGCTGAATGTGGAAATGCCGGCGCGTGCATCCGGGGCAGATTGAGGTTGTGACAAAGTGACAGGTATGGTATGATAGTGTCATGTTAGATAATAAATTCCGGTCTGCAGCCATTTAGATGAACTGGCAGGCCTGACTGAGAGGATTAAGATGAGATATGAGATTATCGGCGATACCATGCCGGCAGTGGAAGTGACGTTTGACACAGCTGGAGAGGGGATGTATACCCAGTCCGGCGGTATGGCCTGGATGACGGAGGGCATTGAGATGTCCACCAACGCCAAAGGCGGGCTGATGAAGGGAATTGGACGGATGTTTGCGGGCGAGTCCCTGTTTATGGCAACCTACCGGGCGCAGCGGGCAGGGGCGACGATCGCTTTTGCCTCCACGGTAGCGGGACGGATCGTGCCGCTGGACGTAGGCGCTACGGGCGGGATGATCTGCCAGAAGGGCGCGTTTCTCTGCGCGGAGGAAGGCGTGAATCTGAATGTGACGTTTACGAAGAAGTTTTCCGCCGGACTGTTCGGCGGCGAGGGATTTATCCTTGAGGATCTGACTGGACGGGGCCTGGCGTTTCTGGAGATCGACGGCGATATGGTGGAGAAGGTCCTGCAGCCGGGGGAAGTGCTCAAGGTGGATACGGGCAACGTGGTAGCTTTCGACCGCACAGTGAAGTATGAGGTGGAGACCGTAAAAGGTCTTGGCAATATTTTCTTTGGAGGCGAGGGGCTGTTTCTGACAAAACTGGTGGGACCGGGCAGAGTGATCCTCCAGACCCAGAATATCGCTGAGTTTGCAGGGCGGATCGCGCGGTTTATACCGACCAGCGGGAAATAGGGCAGGGTTTACATACGTTGTTAACGCGTGAATTGGAAAAATGATTTTGAGGTGACACCGAAAGACAATTTGATCTGGCGGGGTCACCTTTTTCATCCTTTTTTTGCTATGCAGGAATATTTGCAGAAATTCCTATGAATGTGGTATACTTAAGATTAGCAGCGTTGGATCTACAACTGCAAAACTAAAGCAGGCGGACTGCCTGTAATGTACTATGGAAGGGATAAGATCATTATGAGTTTAAATTTCAAGCCGATTCAGGCTGAGGATATCGACCAGTTGACGCCGTTTTTCTGTCAGAGGCCCAATAAGACCTGTGACAGTGTGTTTCTGGACAGTTTTTTGTGGCGGGGGTATTATCATGTACAGTTTGCCGTCAGCGAGGGGAAAGCGATCCTGTGGCTGATGGAGGAGAACGGGGTGAAGCACAGTGCCATGCCCATATGCAGGGAGGAGGATCTGCCGCATTTCTTTCAGCAGATCGTGGATTATTTCAACCAGGAGCTGAACCTGCCGTTCCGCATCTATCTGGCGGACGAGGAGGCGGTGGATCACCTGCATTTAAAGGATTCGGAGGATTTTGTTGTAACGGAGCAGGAGGATCTGAAGGACTACCTCTATGACGGGGAGGCCATGCGCACCCTGGCGGGCAAGAAGCTTCACAAGAAGAAAAACCATCTCAACAGTTTTTTGAAGGAGTATGAGGGGCGGTATGAGTTCCGCCGCTTGTGCTGCTCGGACCGGGGAGATGTGTGGAAGTTCCTGGATAAATGGAGGGAGAACAAGGGGGATGATGTGGAGGACCATCTGGACTATGAGGTGGCGGGTATCCATGAGATCCTGAAGAACTGTTCTCATTTAAATGTGCGGATGGCCGGGGTCTATATCGACGGGCAGCTGGAGGCGTTTACCATCGGCAGTTACAATCCTTTTGAGGATATGGCGGTCATCCATATCGAGAAGGCGAACCCGGAGATCCGGGGCCTTTATCAGTTTATCAACCAGCAGTTTTTGCTCAGCGAGTTCCCGGAGGTGAAGCTGGTGAACCGGGAGGACGATCTGGGGCAGGAAGGGCTGCGCCGGGCAAAGATGTCCTACAACCCATGCGGATTTGCGCGGAAATATCTGGTAGAGCAGAGGAATTTTAACCAAATAAGTGAGAATTCTCCCACCTTTGCAGGTGGCGGGATGAATCACCAAAAACAAGATTAACGGCAGTGGTGGGCTGAGAGAAATCGGTATCCCCCACTGACATGAGGTCAAGACACGCAGCAATAAAAGTCGTACTCTGTGAAATTACCGAGCGTGGATTGAAACAAGTAAAGAGAGGCGGGGTCGGTGATGCTTAAATATCTTACTGCAAAAGAGAAGAACTTGAGCCGGGATCTGTGGGAGGAAGCCTTCCCTGAGGATTCCAAAAGCTTTGACGACTATTATTACCGGGAGAAAACGAGGGACAACCGGATCCTTGCTGCTGTGGAGGACGGGCAGATTCAGGCCATGGTGCAGATGAATCCGTACCTTTTACAGGCAGGCGGACGCCGGTGGCGGGTGGACTACCTGGTGGGTGTGGCAACCCGGAAGGAGAAGCGGCACCAGGGCTATATGCGCCGCCTGCTGGAGCGGATGATGGCGGATCTGCGGGAGGAACAGATGCCGTTTTGCTATCTGATGCCTGCGGCGGAGGCGATCTACCGTCCTTTTGGTTTCACGTATATTTTCCGACAGCCTGAGTGGGAGCTGGTAAATGAGGATGGGCTGACACGGCGGCCGCTGCTTGGGGTGGATGAGCGCGGGGGCGCGGCGGAGAACCATTGGGCGGATGAAGGAAGAGGCGCGGTGAAGGATAGTCGTGTGGACGAGAACCGTCATGCGGGCATGAACAGCGGTGCGGTGAGGTACGAATCGTCCGTCACGCCCTGGCGGGATACTGCCGGGAAACGGCGGTATCTGGAGTGGCTGGCAGACTGGATGAACCGGTGGCTGGAGCGGCGGTATCAGGTATTTGCAGTCCGCGACGACAGATATCTGCTCCGGCTGATGGAGGAGATCGTCAGCGAGAACGGTACGTTTGACGTGCTTTATGATCAGGATGCCATGATCGGCGTCCAGGCCACATGGGGGTGGACGGATAAAGAGCAGAGGCTTCTCTACTGCGAGGCCCCTTACGTTCGGGAGGCGGCAGAGCCGAAGCCAGCCATCATGGCGCGGATCATTACGCCGGAGCAGTTTGTGAAAGCGGTCCATTTGAAGCAGCAGGCAAAGGAAGATGAGCTGACCCTGCGGCTGTATCTGGAGGACCCGCTGCTGCCGGAGAACCAGGGGGTGTGGCTGTGGCATCTGGAGCGGGAGAGCTCCTGGATGGAGCGGGCCGGTTCGGAGCAGGAGAAATCTGGCGCGGAGCGGTCAGAGGCGGATCTGCGCCTGACCATTACAGAGCTGACTTCCTGGTTATTCGGATATAATGTACCGGAAGCGGCTAAACCCTTTGAAGATAAAATAGAGACTTTAAAACATGTATTTTTAGACGAAGTGGTCTGAGGCGGAAGGAGCGGGGATATGGATGGAGTAGAGCAGTTAAAGTCATGGATCGGGGAAAGAGGTAATATTGTGTTTTTTGGCGGCGCGGGAGTGTCCACGGAGAGCGGCATCCCAGACTTTCGGAGTGTGGACGGACTATATAACCAGCAGTACGACTATCCGCCGGAGACGATCATCAGCCACAGCTTTTACCGCCGCAACCCGGAGGAGTTTTACCGGTTTTATAAAAACAGGATGCTGTTTCCGGATGCGGCGCCCAATGCCGCGCATCTGGCGCTGGCGAGGCTTGAGCAGAGCGGGAAGCTGCGGGCGGTGATCACCCAGAATATCGACGGCCTTCATCAGGCGGCAGGCAGCAAAAATGTGTTGGAGCTGCACGGCTCCGTACATAGGAATTACTGTACCCGGTGCGGGAAGTTCTACAGCCTTAAAGAGATCATGGAGATGGACGGTGTCCCCCACTGTGAGTGCGGCGGGGTCATCAAACCGGATGTGGTGCTCTACGAGGAGGGGCTGGATCAGGGAGTGCTCCAGATGGCTGTATCCGCGATCCGCCATGCGGACGTATTGATCATCGGCGGAACCTCTCTGACCGTGTATCCGGCAGCGGGGCTGATCGATTATTATCAGGGCAACAAGCTGGTACTGATCAATAAATCGGTGACGCCGCTGGATGACAGAGCGGATCTGGTGATCAGCGGGAAGATCGGCGAGGTATTTGCGCAGATCATACCGGATTAAATAGAGAGTGCAGAACAAGCAGAGAGTGACGAATTAAGCCGGGGCGCGGATCACGCAGAACTGCCGGATGAAGCAGAGCGTGCCGGTTCAAGCAGAGACCGGATCAGGACAAAAGGAGGACGATACAGATGTTTCAGGCAAATGAAGGACGATATGACAATATGCAGTACAGGCGGTGCGGGCAAAGCGGGCTCCTGCTTCCGCTGGTATCGCTGGGGCTGTGGCAGAATTTTGGGCAGGAAAAGCCGCTGGAGGAGCAGAGGCAGATTATCTTTAAGGCGTTTGACCTGGGGATCACCCATTTTGATCTGGCCAATAACTACGGGCATCCTGCCCGCGGGCTGGCGGAGACCAACTTTGGAAAGATCCTGCACGACGATATGAGACAGTACCGGGAGCAGATGGTCATCTCCACCAAGGCTGGTTATGATTTCTGGCCGGGGCCGTATGGCAACTGGGGTTCCCGCAAATACCTGTTCTCCAGCCTGGACGCCAGCTTAAAACGTCTGCAGCTGGATTACGTGGATATTTTCTACCATCACCGTCCGGACCCGGAGACGCCCCTGGAGGAGAGCATGGGAGCTCTCTCGGACATGGTGCGGCAGGGAAAGGCGCTGTACGTGGGAATCTCCAATTACGGCGCTGCGGAGGCAAAAAAAGCGATCGATATCCTGCGCGCCAATGGGACGCCCTGTCTGATCCACCAGCCGCGCTATAATATGTTTGAGCGTTGGGTGGAGGACGGGCTTTTGGATGTGCTGGGCAGAGAGGGCGTCGGCTGTATCGCTTACAGCCCGCTGGCTCAGGGGGCGCTGACGGATAAGTATCTAAAGGGCATCCCGGAAGGTTCCCGGGCGTCCCGGAGCGGCACCACCGTAGGCGGCCGTTATCTGTCTGGGGAGCGTATGGAAAAGATCCGGCGTTTAAATGAGATGGCCCTGGAGCGGGGGCAGAGCCTGGCACAGATGGCCCTGGCATGGGTGCTGCGCCGGCCCGAAGTGACCAGCGTGCTCATTGGCGCAAGCAGTGCGAAGCAGCTTGAGGACAATGTGGCGGCCCTGGGGAATCTTGCATTTACGGAAGCTGAGCTTGCTGCGATCGACGGGATACTGGGGGAAGATGAAGGATTGCTTGCTTAATGTGAAGGGAACTTTAAAACGAAAGGAACTGCCTTATGGAACGGAAATGGAATTATGAGGTTGGTGATGTTGTAAAACTAAAAAAGCCCCACCCCTGCGGAAGCCATGAGTGGGAGATCCTGCGGG
Encoded here:
- a CDS encoding sulfatase-like hydrolase/transferase: MAYNILFYFSDQQRADTCGCFGQPLPITPNLDELAKEGVKFDHAFSPQPVCGPCRALFQTGKYPTETGCFRNNIMLPEGVKTLADYIEEAGYETAYIGKWHLASDGELEKPPTIDHTVTAIPRELRGGYTGYWRTADVLEFTSHGYDGFVFDEHDNRVDFKGYRVDCITDLALDFFKEWDREKPFFMTISHIEPHHQNDRKHYEGPDGSKEKYKNFILPPDLEALEGDAREEYPDYLGACASLDENLGRVVQKLKEEGIYDNTVIIFAADHGSHFKTRNRDEHLNGYDDYKRSCHDACLRVPLVIAGGPFKGGIAVEELVSTESLPKTILALAGVDVGDRMIGENLLDVVLKKTDNRLNEVYAQISESRVGRTVRTADYKYAVYAPGVNGGEAAAADHYADDFLYDLRKDPNELHNLIHDEAYREIKMELREKLLNWIERAEGKRPLITDEA
- a CDS encoding GntR family transcriptional regulator — encoded protein: MMGVPDKKSDKVYNWVRAYIDQNKFSANLKIPSENVISMRLEVSRETVRHALERLAGEGLVTRVKGSGTYINKAAALSREPGRQTASLKIGLILQGQDLSANSWLIGGIKSALADTEADLQVFFTDNKYSSERNCLNVVAHQDFDGFIVDGVKASLMNPNLDCYRSIYQKKIPVIFYNNYYKELKYPKVINNDGKTARELIGRLIQAGHRHIAGIFVCDNYQSIEKFRGYVSTLRRYGVEFDDDYVRWCVSDEAHKPGFYKEVAKYLKGVPRCTAVVCCNYMILQAVLKALETTGKRVPEDYSLVCFDYSKDDWKEAGITCSINSGYEMGKKLGERLMWMIENKEYQDNNYSYVFDARIYDGRSIRRVEEE
- a CDS encoding TIGR00266 family protein, which produces MRYEIIGDTMPAVEVTFDTAGEGMYTQSGGMAWMTEGIEMSTNAKGGLMKGIGRMFAGESLFMATYRAQRAGATIAFASTVAGRIVPLDVGATGGMICQKGAFLCAEEGVNLNVTFTKKFSAGLFGGEGFILEDLTGRGLAFLEIDGDMVEKVLQPGEVLKVDTGNVVAFDRTVKYEVETVKGLGNIFFGGEGLFLTKLVGPGRVILQTQNIAEFAGRIARFIPTSGK
- a CDS encoding phosphatidylglycerol lysyltransferase domain-containing protein; translated protein: MSLNFKPIQAEDIDQLTPFFCQRPNKTCDSVFLDSFLWRGYYHVQFAVSEGKAILWLMEENGVKHSAMPICREEDLPHFFQQIVDYFNQELNLPFRIYLADEEAVDHLHLKDSEDFVVTEQEDLKDYLYDGEAMRTLAGKKLHKKKNHLNSFLKEYEGRYEFRRLCCSDRGDVWKFLDKWRENKGDDVEDHLDYEVAGIHEILKNCSHLNVRMAGVYIDGQLEAFTIGSYNPFEDMAVIHIEKANPEIRGLYQFINQQFLLSEFPEVKLVNREDDLGQEGLRRAKMSYNPCGFARKYLVEQRNFNQISENSPTFAGGGMNHQKQD
- a CDS encoding GNAT family N-acetyltransferase — its product is MLKYLTAKEKNLSRDLWEEAFPEDSKSFDDYYYREKTRDNRILAAVEDGQIQAMVQMNPYLLQAGGRRWRVDYLVGVATRKEKRHQGYMRRLLERMMADLREEQMPFCYLMPAAEAIYRPFGFTYIFRQPEWELVNEDGLTRRPLLGVDERGGAAENHWADEGRGAVKDSRVDENRHAGMNSGAVRYESSVTPWRDTAGKRRYLEWLADWMNRWLERRYQVFAVRDDRYLLRLMEEIVSENGTFDVLYDQDAMIGVQATWGWTDKEQRLLYCEAPYVREAAEPKPAIMARIITPEQFVKAVHLKQQAKEDELTLRLYLEDPLLPENQGVWLWHLERESSWMERAGSEQEKSGAERSEADLRLTITELTSWLFGYNVPEAAKPFEDKIETLKHVFLDEVV
- a CDS encoding NAD-dependent protein deacylase, with the protein product MDGVEQLKSWIGERGNIVFFGGAGVSTESGIPDFRSVDGLYNQQYDYPPETIISHSFYRRNPEEFYRFYKNRMLFPDAAPNAAHLALARLEQSGKLRAVITQNIDGLHQAAGSKNVLELHGSVHRNYCTRCGKFYSLKEIMEMDGVPHCECGGVIKPDVVLYEEGLDQGVLQMAVSAIRHADVLIIGGTSLTVYPAAGLIDYYQGNKLVLINKSVTPLDDRADLVISGKIGEVFAQIIPD
- the mgrA gene encoding L-glyceraldehyde 3-phosphate reductase is translated as MFQANEGRYDNMQYRRCGQSGLLLPLVSLGLWQNFGQEKPLEEQRQIIFKAFDLGITHFDLANNYGHPARGLAETNFGKILHDDMRQYREQMVISTKAGYDFWPGPYGNWGSRKYLFSSLDASLKRLQLDYVDIFYHHRPDPETPLEESMGALSDMVRQGKALYVGISNYGAAEAKKAIDILRANGTPCLIHQPRYNMFERWVEDGLLDVLGREGVGCIAYSPLAQGALTDKYLKGIPEGSRASRSGTTVGGRYLSGERMEKIRRLNEMALERGQSLAQMALAWVLRRPEVTSVLIGASSAKQLEDNVAALGNLAFTEAELAAIDGILGEDEGLLA